The following coding sequences are from one Virgibacillus necropolis window:
- a CDS encoding YhdB family protein, with amino-acid sequence MDIPDYDKALYYTLWGQWDDLLVLMVRTNDDLLSKRIQLFLHSYYYSPDQDNVVKSHDQLLYYIDHAMKYTPAEIMEV; translated from the coding sequence GTGGATATACCGGATTATGACAAAGCGCTTTATTACACACTATGGGGACAATGGGATGATTTACTTGTGTTGATGGTCCGAACAAACGATGATTTATTGTCTAAGCGGATTCAACTTTTTCTACACTCCTACTATTATTCACCTGATCAAGATAATGTAGTAAAAAGCCATGATCAATTGCTTTATTATATTGACCATGCTATGAAATACACACCTGCAGAAATAATGGAAGTATAA
- a CDS encoding anti-sigma factor domain-containing protein, giving the protein MSKGIVMEKHRKFTIVMTKNGSFHKVKPVKEADIGAEVSYEILPLKKSKLLFFQPKNSGSMPVKYIAIACMVLLFIMPFYLLGGPTKTYAYVNLDINPSLEIEIDDDLNVVYISPLNDDARKLKKQLPDYEGKKIEQVIEIIMKKSDALGLTKNGKTVLVGVSYVNDQAISVLDTVDNYFSTHQTSWDMATFQVSKEIRKRALKKDISMNKIVADTMEEEVSNPERMIIQPRVSDGEKELIHSFYTNSKSNHPDNGEEKTIPADQKPNPPVVPKPEKKKTDQHPSELKEKNSGIHLNKKNEHNHSDKVKKNDNNEIKKKDEQEKRHRQEKQGHQEEKQVKEKAKQEEKEAKRVMKPEKNKAKKAKKEMKKTRQEEKHPKKNDKK; this is encoded by the coding sequence GTGAGTAAAGGGATAGTGATGGAAAAGCATCGTAAATTTACCATTGTTATGACAAAGAATGGTAGTTTTCACAAAGTTAAGCCTGTGAAAGAAGCGGATATCGGTGCTGAAGTTTCGTATGAGATCTTACCTTTAAAAAAAAGCAAGTTGTTGTTCTTTCAACCAAAAAATAGTGGTAGCATGCCTGTAAAGTATATAGCGATTGCTTGCATGGTGCTTTTGTTTATCATGCCATTCTATCTTCTAGGTGGGCCAACCAAAACATATGCTTACGTTAATTTAGACATTAATCCTAGTTTAGAAATTGAAATCGATGATGATTTAAATGTAGTCTATATCTCACCATTAAACGATGATGCTCGGAAATTGAAAAAGCAGTTACCTGATTACGAAGGCAAAAAAATAGAACAGGTTATTGAAATCATCATGAAAAAAAGCGATGCACTTGGATTAACAAAAAACGGTAAAACTGTTTTAGTGGGCGTAAGTTATGTAAATGATCAAGCTATATCAGTTCTCGACACGGTTGATAACTATTTTTCAACTCATCAAACGTCGTGGGATATGGCAACTTTTCAGGTCTCAAAAGAGATTCGGAAACGTGCCTTAAAAAAGGATATTTCGATGAATAAAATAGTGGCAGATACAATGGAGGAAGAGGTTTCAAATCCAGAGAGAATGATTATTCAACCCCGTGTTAGCGATGGTGAAAAAGAACTTATTCATTCATTTTATACTAATTCAAAATCAAATCATCCAGATAACGGAGAAGAAAAAACGATTCCTGCTGATCAAAAACCCAATCCACCTGTAGTGCCAAAACCAGAAAAGAAAAAAACGGATCAACACCCAAGTGAGTTGAAAGAAAAAAATAGTGGAATTCATTTAAATAAAAAGAATGAACACAATCATTCTGATAAAGTCAAAAAAAATGATAATAATGAGATCAAAAAAAAGGATGAGCAAGAAAAGCGACATAGGCAAGAAAAACAAGGTCATCAAGAAGAAAAACAGGTAAAGGAAAAAGCAAAGCAAGAGGAAAAGGAAGCAAAAAGAGTAATGAAACCAGAAAAGAATAAAGCAAAAAAGGCAAAAAAAGAAATGAAAAAGACAAGACAAGAAGAAAAGCATCCAAAGAAAAATGATAAGAAATAA
- the sigI gene encoding RNA polymerase sigma factor SigI, protein MISNQSLKERPLEEMITSAKQGDQEVQNDLLKMYQPYIAKCVSEVCKRYIDPKRDDEFSVGLFAFNEAIQTYSAEKGSSFLSFAKLVVKRKVIDYIRFVQKTPKTASLDESYDEEKMENPAEIVAVNEKYREEQEAWYRREEIADFKDKLWEYKLTLAELTEASPKHRDARESAIRTAKILYDDTTLREYVHLKKKLPIKDLVKRVDVSKKTLERNRKYILAIFIVLSEDYVYLKDYLKGVAL, encoded by the coding sequence TTGATTAGTAACCAGTCCTTAAAAGAAAGACCCCTAGAAGAAATGATTACCTCGGCCAAACAAGGGGATCAAGAAGTACAAAACGATCTTTTAAAGATGTATCAGCCTTATATCGCAAAATGTGTTTCAGAGGTTTGTAAACGATATATTGACCCAAAGCGTGATGATGAATTTAGTGTTGGGCTTTTCGCATTTAATGAGGCAATTCAAACCTACTCAGCAGAAAAAGGTAGTTCCTTTTTGTCATTTGCAAAGCTTGTTGTGAAGCGTAAAGTAATTGATTATATTCGATTTGTACAAAAGACACCAAAAACTGCTTCATTAGACGAAAGCTATGATGAGGAAAAGATGGAAAATCCAGCGGAAATTGTTGCTGTGAATGAAAAATACCGAGAAGAACAAGAAGCTTGGTACCGTAGAGAAGAAATTGCCGATTTCAAAGACAAGCTATGGGAGTACAAACTGACTTTAGCTGAATTAACAGAGGCTTCTCCTAAACATAGGGACGCACGTGAGTCAGCCATTCGCACTGCAAAAATCCTATACGATGATACAACATTAAGAGAGTATGTACATCTGAAGAAAAAGCTACCTATTAAGGATTTAGTAAAAAGAGTGGACGTTAGTAAAAAAACGTTAGAGCGAAACCGAAAATATATTTTAGCGATATTTATTGTGTTAAGTGAAGATTATGTGTATCTCAAGGATTATCTTAAAGGGGTGGCTTTGTGA
- a CDS encoding S1C family serine protease, which yields MNKDDKNNHDVIDDDLYEEIDDEELVELVEAERKSALKRAHDKDVQKKPKRPFPKWAFWLIVIMMLLNVFAFFPKVISVPAIEFLITSSKLSLQDDIRAYKKAVVVIETGDSRGTGFSINGDGTIITNHHVIEGEENVTVAFPDEGLQNAEVIATYPSVDLAVLETEGKNFPSLDLAKSPVFTKGDPIYFIGNPLRFQGIANKGTIIEETMLPDWKKPVVMIDAPVYHGNSGSPVLNKDGKVIGVVFATLDSDEHGKVGLYIPIEVVQKVIK from the coding sequence ATGAATAAGGATGATAAGAACAATCATGATGTGATTGATGATGATTTATACGAAGAAATAGATGACGAGGAGCTCGTCGAATTAGTCGAGGCTGAGCGAAAAAGTGCTTTAAAGCGAGCACATGATAAAGATGTACAAAAAAAGCCAAAACGCCCATTTCCAAAATGGGCGTTTTGGTTAATTGTCATAATGATGTTGCTTAACGTATTTGCCTTTTTTCCAAAGGTAATATCCGTTCCAGCAATTGAATTTTTGATTACATCTTCAAAGCTTTCTTTACAAGATGATATTCGAGCATATAAAAAAGCTGTCGTAGTAATAGAAACAGGGGATTCTAGAGGTACAGGGTTTTCAATCAATGGGGACGGAACAATTATAACAAATCATCATGTAATTGAAGGAGAGGAAAATGTGACAGTAGCATTTCCAGATGAAGGTCTTCAAAACGCGGAGGTAATAGCGACATATCCGTCCGTTGATTTAGCTGTTTTAGAAACAGAAGGAAAAAATTTCCCATCTTTAGATTTAGCAAAAAGTCCAGTTTTCACTAAAGGTGACCCGATTTATTTTATCGGAAACCCATTACGATTCCAAGGAATTGCCAATAAGGGGACGATTATAGAAGAGACCATGCTCCCTGACTGGAAGAAACCAGTAGTGATGATAGATGCCCCCGTTTATCATGGGAATAGCGGAAGCCCCGTTCTGAATAAGGATGGCAAAGTTATTGGTGTGGTTTTTGCTACCCTTGATAGTGATGAACATGGTAAAGTAGGGCTTTATATTCCAATAGAGGTTGTTCAAAAAGTCATCAAATGA
- a CDS encoding ABC transporter ATP-binding protein: MKKASTEKRLFNYALHYKRSIIIGLICLVIAVALELAGPLIAKRIIDEHILGIEGNWQQVENNNDEHTVLHDGSYYKRSDRLTDQDQPKELVTIFQVEKDYYLVHADVPLNGKRSIAGNEIVIQTNEGNQSYTGEKLSFSEIYPFFQPEKGPILFLLGLYMFLLVIAAFFQFFKTFLLQKASNQIVKRMRNDIFQHTQRIPINYYVDQPAGKVVARITNDTEAIRDLYERVLSIVITSVIYMAGIFIALFILDPKLAAMCLLIIPLILVWMKAYKYFGTKYNTVIRTTISDINGSINEAIQGMPIIQAFLHEKRTKKDFEVLNDRHYTFERKLVKLSALTSYNLVTVIRNLAFVGFIWYFGFISFDPTAVISIGLLYAFVDYLNRLFEPVTDIVHQLPLIEQARVAGNRVFELMDQDGEQVVTDHVDKYRGKVEFNNVSFAYNNKDYVLNDISFQVESGQTAAFVGHTGSGKSSIMNLLFRFYDPQKGIITIDGNPTKEWSRQQVRSHMGIVLQDPFLFSGTILSNVTMGDPTISRDQAIAALKAVGADRFIEKLPKKYDNPVTEGGSTFSLGERQLLSFARALAFDPAILILDEATANVDTETEAVIQRALDVLKKGRTTLVIAHRLSTIQQADTIFVLDHGMIEEQGNHEQLIHEKGMYYQMYQMQQGNTKKAV, from the coding sequence ATGAAAAAGGCATCAACTGAAAAGCGATTATTTAACTATGCGCTACATTATAAACGAAGTATCATTATTGGATTAATTTGCTTAGTAATTGCTGTAGCGCTTGAGTTAGCAGGACCATTAATAGCAAAACGAATTATTGATGAACATATACTAGGTATTGAAGGAAACTGGCAACAGGTCGAAAATAACAACGATGAGCATACCGTGCTGCATGATGGGAGTTATTACAAACGATCTGATCGGTTAACAGATCAGGATCAGCCAAAAGAGCTAGTAACAATTTTTCAAGTGGAGAAAGATTATTATCTTGTGCATGCAGATGTTCCGTTAAATGGTAAACGAAGTATTGCCGGTAATGAAATTGTTATTCAAACCAATGAGGGAAATCAATCCTATACAGGGGAAAAGCTATCCTTTTCTGAGATATACCCATTTTTTCAACCTGAAAAGGGACCAATTTTATTTCTATTAGGTTTGTATATGTTTTTATTAGTAATTGCTGCGTTCTTTCAATTTTTTAAAACGTTTTTATTACAGAAAGCGTCGAATCAGATTGTCAAAAGAATGCGAAACGATATTTTTCAGCATACACAGCGAATTCCAATTAACTATTACGTCGATCAACCAGCAGGAAAAGTTGTGGCAAGAATTACGAATGATACAGAGGCAATCAGAGACTTGTATGAACGGGTTCTATCCATTGTAATAACGAGTGTTATTTATATGGCGGGAATCTTCATCGCTTTATTCATATTAGATCCAAAATTGGCTGCCATGTGTTTGTTAATCATTCCACTGATTCTGGTTTGGATGAAAGCGTATAAATACTTTGGTACAAAATATAATACGGTTATTAGAACAACAATAAGTGATATAAATGGAAGTATTAATGAAGCAATTCAAGGGATGCCAATAATCCAGGCATTTCTCCACGAAAAAAGAACAAAGAAGGATTTTGAAGTACTAAATGATCGTCATTACACGTTTGAACGTAAGTTAGTAAAGCTTAGTGCACTCACGTCTTATAATTTGGTAACTGTCATTCGGAATTTAGCATTTGTTGGATTTATCTGGTACTTTGGATTTATCTCGTTTGATCCTACAGCCGTGATATCAATTGGTTTGTTATATGCTTTTGTTGATTACCTCAACCGCTTGTTCGAGCCGGTAACAGATATCGTTCACCAGTTACCACTTATAGAGCAAGCAAGGGTAGCGGGTAATCGCGTATTTGAACTTATGGATCAGGATGGGGAACAGGTTGTGACAGATCATGTAGATAAGTATCGTGGAAAAGTAGAATTTAACAATGTATCCTTTGCGTATAATAATAAGGATTATGTGTTAAATGATATTTCCTTCCAGGTCGAATCTGGTCAAACAGCAGCATTTGTAGGACACACTGGCTCTGGCAAAAGCTCGATTATGAATTTGTTATTCCGTTTTTATGACCCACAAAAAGGAATCATCACGATTGACGGAAATCCTACAAAAGAGTGGTCCCGACAACAGGTCAGGAGCCATATGGGCATCGTTCTTCAGGATCCATTTTTATTTTCAGGTACAATACTATCAAACGTAACAATGGGTGATCCAACTATTTCAAGAGATCAAGCTATTGCTGCATTAAAAGCGGTAGGGGCAGATCGATTTATCGAAAAATTGCCTAAAAAATATGATAACCCTGTTACAGAAGGTGGAAGTACATTTTCTTTAGGAGAACGGCAGTTATTGTCTTTTGCACGGGCATTAGCATTTGATCCTGCTATCCTCATATTAGATGAAGCAACCGCAAATGTTGATACGGAAACCGAAGCAGTTATTCAACGTGCACTAGATGTTCTTAAGAAAGGACGCACAACACTAGTAATTGCTCATCGTTTATCAACCATTCAACAAGCTGACACAATTTTTGTTCTTGACCATGGTATGATAGAGGAACAAGGAAATCACGAGCAATTAATACATGAAAAAGGAATGTATTATCAGATGTATCAAATGCAACAAGGCAATACTAAAAAGGCAGTTTAG
- a CDS encoding ABC transporter ATP-binding protein, with protein sequence MFQVFKKLDWFFKRYWKSYVFAIVALIIASAIGLIPPKLVGFAIDKIQFETLTMKLLVTLIAGYLVLIVVHYAISFLWDYTLFSGAAKLERLSRTRLMDHFLTMTPTFFGKFRTGDLMARSTNDLRSIQLTAGFGVLTLVDSSIFMIMIIVVMGFTISWPLTLAALIPLPIMAVVMNKYGGTIHKRFMEAQTAFGDMNNEVLESIRGVRVIRAFVQERQDEKRFAKMTDDVYQKNIEVAKIDALFEPTMKILVGLSYTTGLGYGALLVFENRITLGDLVTFNVYLGMLIWPMFAVGELINIMQRGNASLDRVNETLDYEADVKNPVSPKLVKQIESLEYDHISFTYPETEVKRLDDIYLDVKRGQTIGIVGKTGAGKTTLFKLLLRQYPGVQGKIKISGIDLNDINLEHIRSWIGYVPQDQMMFSKSIRENIQFGKADATDQEIYRVMDLAYFINDMKQLPQGLDTQVGESGVTLSGGQKQRVALARAFIKDPEILILDDSLSAVDGKTESKIIEHLRKERQNKTTFIAAHRLSAVTHADHIIVLEDGKIMEQGTHNELVASGGWYKEQYNQQQLENEEV encoded by the coding sequence ATGTTTCAGGTTTTTAAGAAATTAGATTGGTTTTTTAAACGGTATTGGAAAAGTTACGTATTTGCTATTGTTGCTTTAATTATTGCAAGTGCAATCGGACTGATTCCCCCAAAATTAGTGGGTTTTGCAATTGATAAAATTCAATTTGAAACGTTAACAATGAAACTGTTAGTAACGCTTATTGCTGGTTATCTTGTATTAATCGTTGTGCATTACGCAATATCATTTTTATGGGACTATACATTATTTAGTGGAGCTGCAAAATTAGAACGTTTATCTAGAACTAGGCTAATGGATCACTTTTTAACTATGACACCAACGTTTTTTGGAAAGTTCAGAACAGGTGACCTGATGGCACGGAGTACAAATGATTTAAGATCTATTCAGCTAACAGCAGGTTTTGGGGTTTTAACATTGGTTGACTCGAGTATATTTATGATTATGATTATTGTTGTTATGGGATTTACGATAAGTTGGCCTTTGACTTTAGCCGCCTTAATTCCATTACCGATTATGGCAGTTGTTATGAACAAATATGGAGGGACCATTCATAAGCGCTTTATGGAAGCACAGACCGCATTTGGTGACATGAATAATGAGGTATTGGAATCTATTCGTGGCGTACGTGTTATTCGCGCTTTTGTCCAGGAGAGACAGGACGAAAAACGTTTCGCGAAAATGACAGATGATGTATACCAAAAAAACATTGAAGTAGCTAAAATTGATGCGTTATTTGAACCTACGATGAAAATTCTTGTCGGGTTATCCTACACAACTGGTCTTGGCTACGGGGCATTACTTGTGTTTGAAAACAGGATTACGTTAGGTGACCTTGTTACATTTAACGTCTATTTAGGAATGTTAATCTGGCCAATGTTCGCAGTTGGAGAATTGATCAATATTATGCAACGCGGTAATGCTTCACTTGATCGCGTAAACGAGACACTTGATTATGAAGCAGATGTAAAAAATCCTGTATCACCAAAACTTGTTAAGCAAATAGAATCCCTTGAATATGACCATATATCGTTTACTTATCCAGAAACGGAAGTAAAAAGACTGGACGATATTTACTTAGACGTTAAACGAGGTCAAACCATTGGAATAGTTGGTAAAACAGGAGCAGGAAAGACAACATTATTTAAATTACTATTACGTCAATATCCTGGTGTACAAGGGAAAATAAAAATTTCAGGGATAGACTTAAATGACATTAATTTAGAACACATTAGGTCATGGATTGGTTATGTACCACAGGATCAAATGATGTTTTCAAAAAGCATTCGTGAAAATATTCAATTTGGTAAAGCAGATGCAACAGATCAGGAAATTTATCGTGTAATGGATCTAGCTTATTTTATAAATGATATGAAACAACTACCACAAGGTTTGGATACACAGGTAGGCGAGAGTGGTGTCACATTATCAGGTGGACAAAAACAACGTGTGGCGTTAGCTCGTGCATTCATTAAAGATCCAGAAATTTTGATATTAGATGATTCATTATCAGCGGTAGATGGAAAAACAGAATCCAAAATTATCGAACACTTACGAAAAGAACGTCAAAATAAAACAACATTCATCGCAGCCCATCGTCTATCTGCAGTAACTCATGCAGATCATATTATTGTTTTAGAAGATGGGAAAATAATGGAACAAGGAACACATAATGAACTAGTTGCAAGTGGTGGTTGGTATAAAGAACAGTACAATCAACAACAGCTAGAAAATGAGGAGGTATAG
- a CDS encoding TDT family transporter translates to MQQKNNYKKIEPASGAIIMAIGIFLIGTVNAFPVLDITFGKYLAIIVMIAWVVIYKSLSIQFFQKDFLIPFIKHPVKSFTIGTWIAGVSVLCNVFIKYFPDIILITQAMAILNTFLWLFFLVTCFYNFRKLYFENQQYPVHGVILLSTVGTQSIILLLNNVFFRFPTYFSEAIIILGFMFYLAGIVLISKRYVKQKNWSLANDWSNTNCIIHGALSITGLAIVTTNTFTPAFIAAFWVVVFLLLVVIEAIEILRAIVRIKKYGWNKGLFEYNVSQWSRNFTFGMFYTFSLVMHFNSFYPIPDMLFNFQTSFMAFWAWIVLSALIIQIGIFIKSRIETYSHVKGRKVTHYKAS, encoded by the coding sequence ATGCAACAAAAGAATAACTACAAAAAAATAGAGCCAGCATCTGGTGCCATTATTATGGCAATTGGAATCTTTTTAATTGGTACAGTAAATGCTTTTCCCGTATTGGATATAACATTTGGTAAATACCTAGCGATTATTGTCATGATTGCTTGGGTCGTTATTTATAAATCATTATCTATTCAATTTTTCCAAAAGGACTTTTTGATTCCATTTATTAAACACCCTGTTAAATCTTTTACAATTGGGACCTGGATTGCTGGGGTTTCTGTGTTATGTAATGTGTTTATCAAATATTTCCCTGATATTATCCTTATTACACAAGCAATGGCGATTTTAAATACATTTTTATGGTTGTTTTTCTTAGTGACCTGCTTTTATAACTTTCGCAAGCTGTATTTTGAAAATCAACAATACCCAGTACATGGTGTCATACTACTATCAACTGTTGGTACACAATCAATTATCTTACTGTTGAACAATGTATTTTTTCGATTTCCAACTTATTTTTCAGAAGCCATTATCATTCTTGGGTTTATGTTTTATTTAGCTGGAATTGTCTTAATAAGCAAACGGTATGTAAAACAAAAAAATTGGTCTCTGGCAAACGATTGGTCCAATACGAACTGCATTATTCATGGTGCATTATCGATTACAGGCTTAGCGATTGTTACTACTAACACGTTTACTCCAGCGTTTATTGCTGCTTTTTGGGTAGTAGTATTCTTATTACTTGTCGTCATTGAGGCTATAGAAATATTACGTGCAATTGTTCGGATTAAAAAGTATGGATGGAATAAAGGATTATTTGAATACAATGTTAGTCAATGGTCAAGAAACTTTACCTTTGGGATGTTTTATACATTTTCCTTAGTCATGCATTTTAACTCCTTTTATCCGATACCAGATATGCTTTTTAATTTCCAAACTAGTTTCATGGCATTTTGGGCATGGATTGTTTTAAGTGCATTAATCATTCAAATTGGTATCTTTATTAAATCGCGTATTGAAACGTATAGCCATGTAAAGGGTAGAAAAGTAACTCACTATAAGGCTAGTTAG
- a CDS encoding spore germination protein, with translation MRKSRHKNKSRSSIFPIKVDELQDLLESKFENNPDLIFTIYEHQQKKVAIFFIAYQVQSDKLEEFLLQPLLNKKEEWTNKSLLNEIPLSTGATKDNLEDILEKLLIGEVFVYPEGEKETVSFLLLKKEKRQLARAETESLVLGPKVAFTESLVTNLNLVRWGIRSTDLVLEEIKVGKITPREVRIVYMKSIANESDVNTMRQRIQDLNVDTIEDNTVLMQYIEDSQITIFPQFYSTELPDRFCYTVTSGKVGVLMEGSPNGFIGPTTLFSFFESTEDIYMRWNAGSFFRILRFVAMVLSVLLTPLYVAAVTYHYELIPTPELITLGQSRAAVPFPPLLEALILEFMIELLREAGARLPTKVGQTMGIVGGIVIGQAAVEAGLTSSILIIVIGISALASFTSPSYLMGTTVRVIRFPMIILAGLFGIIGIMLGICFLIIHLLRITSLGRPYLTPLYPFMWKDFNKALFRLPLNLQSNRAFLLRPKDATRYKRKESTKKKDIDE, from the coding sequence ATGCGAAAAAGTCGGCATAAAAATAAGAGTAGATCCTCCATTTTCCCGATAAAAGTGGATGAACTACAGGATTTATTAGAAAGTAAATTTGAGAATAATCCGGACTTAATTTTTACTATCTATGAACATCAACAGAAAAAAGTTGCTATATTCTTTATTGCTTACCAAGTGCAGTCTGATAAATTGGAAGAGTTTTTATTACAACCTTTATTAAATAAAAAGGAAGAATGGACGAATAAATCACTATTAAATGAAATTCCGTTAAGTACTGGTGCCACTAAAGATAACTTGGAAGATATACTTGAAAAGCTATTAATAGGAGAAGTCTTTGTATACCCTGAGGGTGAGAAAGAAACCGTATCCTTTTTACTTTTAAAGAAGGAAAAACGTCAATTGGCAAGAGCCGAAACAGAATCACTTGTTTTAGGACCAAAAGTAGCTTTCACAGAATCATTAGTGACCAATTTAAATCTTGTTCGTTGGGGAATTAGATCTACTGACTTGGTATTGGAAGAGATTAAAGTAGGGAAAATAACCCCTCGAGAAGTTCGGATAGTCTATATGAAATCAATCGCCAATGAATCTGATGTGAATACGATGCGGCAACGTATACAAGATTTAAACGTAGATACTATTGAAGATAATACAGTGTTAATGCAGTATATTGAGGATTCACAAATCACCATTTTCCCACAATTCTATTCAACTGAATTACCTGATCGCTTTTGTTACACAGTAACAAGTGGAAAAGTAGGCGTATTAATGGAAGGTAGCCCAAATGGATTCATTGGGCCAACGACACTGTTTAGTTTTTTTGAATCAACTGAAGATATATATATGCGGTGGAATGCTGGTTCTTTCTTCCGTATTTTACGTTTCGTTGCCATGGTTCTGTCTGTATTACTTACACCATTATATGTAGCAGCTGTTACCTATCATTATGAATTAATTCCAACGCCAGAATTAATTACACTCGGTCAATCACGAGCAGCTGTTCCTTTCCCACCATTACTCGAGGCCCTAATTTTAGAATTCATGATTGAATTACTCCGCGAGGCAGGCGCTAGACTCCCTACGAAGGTAGGGCAAACAATGGGTATTGTTGGTGGTATCGTTATAGGGCAAGCTGCAGTTGAAGCTGGATTAACAAGTAGTATTCTCATTATCGTGATTGGAATTAGTGCACTTGCATCCTTTACATCACCTAGTTATTTAATGGGGACTACCGTCCGGGTGATACGATTTCCAATGATTATATTAGCTGGTCTGTTCGGAATTATTGGCATTATGCTAGGTATTTGCTTCTTAATCATTCATCTATTACGCATCACATCACTTGGACGACCTTATTTGACACCACTATATCCGTTTATGTGGAAGGATTTTAATAAGGCACTATTTCGTTTACCTCTAAATCTGCAATCCAACCGTGCATTTTTATTACGACCTAAGGATGCTACTCGATACAAAAGGAAGGAATCAACGAAAAAGAAAGACATAGATGAATAG
- a CDS encoding GerAB/ArcD/ProY family transporter: MDVNVKMKGNLQIRAFYLFFIITSIQTGAGIMGAPKFIYLEANRDSWLAILIAFVYMILVVLAICIIVKQYDNADIFGIQIDIFGVWIGKLFGCIFIIHIIVSLFSILITYIEVIQIFIFPTFPTYTLALILLSLVMYSVLGGIRVIVGVTFIFFILIQFLMVLLIVPAMRIDILHFLPAFQSSFVELLKGAKATSYSFIGFEILLLLYPFIQNKKNIKLPVILGLAWTAFTLLLVTVIAIGYYSPNQLGNLDWSVLGLFKIVSFSFLERFDYVVVSAWMMVILPNLLLLMWGSTYGVKRLFNVSQKKTLYIFTGLLVVLCSFFKDSHAITNFVSIIGQVGFWIVFVYPFVLLPLVLIKKKWRKHKGEV; the protein is encoded by the coding sequence ATGGATGTTAATGTAAAAATGAAAGGAAATCTGCAGATTCGTGCGTTCTATCTATTTTTCATCATAACCTCTATTCAAACAGGGGCAGGAATTATGGGAGCTCCAAAGTTTATATATCTTGAGGCTAACCGCGATTCGTGGTTAGCTATCCTGATTGCATTTGTTTATATGATTTTAGTTGTATTAGCTATATGTATCATAGTAAAACAATATGATAACGCAGATATATTTGGAATCCAAATTGACATATTTGGTGTTTGGATCGGCAAGCTTTTCGGGTGCATATTCATTATTCATATTATCGTGAGCCTGTTCTCTATTTTAATCACCTACATTGAAGTTATCCAGATATTTATATTCCCAACGTTTCCCACTTATACATTAGCGCTTATTTTATTAAGTTTAGTCATGTACAGTGTACTTGGAGGTATTAGAGTTATCGTAGGGGTCACGTTCATCTTCTTTATTTTAATTCAATTCTTAATGGTTCTATTAATTGTACCAGCTATGCGAATAGACATATTGCATTTTTTACCTGCATTTCAATCCTCTTTCGTTGAATTATTAAAAGGAGCAAAAGCTACTTCTTACAGTTTCATTGGTTTTGAAATACTATTATTGTTATATCCATTCATACAAAATAAAAAAAACATAAAGCTTCCCGTTATTCTTGGGTTGGCATGGACAGCCTTTACGTTGCTTCTTGTAACGGTAATAGCCATTGGTTACTACAGTCCTAATCAATTGGGAAATTTGGATTGGTCTGTGCTTGGTTTATTTAAAATTGTATCATTTTCTTTTCTTGAACGGTTTGACTATGTTGTTGTGTCAGCTTGGATGATGGTTATCTTGCCTAATCTTCTCTTGCTAATGTGGGGAAGTACATATGGGGTTAAACGTTTATTTAACGTATCGCAGAAAAAAACACTTTATATTTTCACTGGGTTGTTGGTAGTTCTTTGTAGCTTCTTTAAAGACAGTCACGCCATTACTAATTTCGTTTCAATTATAGGTCAGGTAGGGTTCTGGATCGTATTTGTCTATCCATTTGTATTGCTACCATTAGTATTAATAAAAAAGAAATGGCGTAAACATAAGGGTGAAGTGTAA